The region TGTTTTTACCAATGTGGATCATTTTTGTACCCGTATCTGCTTGCATTAGATCGTGGGTCAAAGCCACAGAATAGAATGCACCTTCGGAACCATCCCCTTGCAAAATGCAAGAAGGGTATTTCCAAGTGATGGCAGAACCAGATTCAACCTGAGTCCAAGAGATTTTAGAGTTCTTACCCGCAGCTTTACCACGTTTAGTAACGAAGTTATAAATGCCGCCCTTGCCTTCTTTATCGCCTGTGTACCAATTTTGAACCGTGGAGTATTTGATCTCCGCATTGTCCAAGGCAACGAGCTCAACCACGGCCGCGTGAAGTTGGTTTTCGTCACGTTGAGGAGCTGTACAACCCTCAAGGTAATTGACGTACCCACCTTCATCACAAACAAGCAAAGTTCTTTCGAACTGACCTGTGTCCTTAGCGTTGATACGGAAATAAGTCGAAAGATCGATCGGGCAACGCACACCCTTAGGGATGTAACAGAAAGATCCGTCTGTGAAGACAGCCGCATTCAATGCCGCATAGAAATTGTCTGTGTAGGGAACAACTGAGCCCAAGTATTTTTTTACTAGCTCTGGATGTTTCGCCACGGCTTCAGAAATCGAGCAAAAGATAACTCCCGCTTTTTCTAAAACTTCATTGTGTGTCGTTCCCACAGAAACGGAGTCAAAAACCACGTCAACCGCGATACCAGAGATACGCTTTTGCTCTGACAAAGGGATGCCCAATTTTTCGAAAGTCTTAACCAATTCAGGATCAAGATCTTCCATAGATTTAGGCTTATCAGCATCTGATTTTTTCTTAGGAGCAGAGTAGTAACGAATCGCTTGAAAATCGATGGGAGGATAAGAGACATGGGCCCAAGTCGGCTCTGTCAAAGTTAACCAGTGGCGATACGCCTTTAATCGATAATCCAGCATCCATTCAGGTTCATTTTTCTTACCAGAAATCAGTCTGATGATTTCTTCAGTCAAACCCAATGGGGCCTGATCGGTCTCAATATCTGTTGTGAAACCGTATTTGTATTCGTACGAATCAAGAGGGTTGTTCTTGTTGTTATCCATGAATCACCGTCTCAGAAGATTTTTTCGGCATCGCAGTTCTTTCAACTAAGAGATCTTTCAAACTGACGGATTTATAAAAGTCAGTGAGCTTATTATTTAAAGTCGTAACCGGAGAAACGATGTTGCACGTACCTTGAATTTCACAAGGAACTTCTTTGTGCAGGCATTTCACCAAAGCCGTCGGGCCTTCGATCACTTCGACCAAATCGTGGATCGAAACCTTCGCAAGATCTTTCGTGATCTGATATCCACCGTTAGCACCATACTCAGCCCGCAGAATCCCGCCTTTTTGTGCCATTTGTTGCATCACACGAGCAGTCGCATCAAAGGGAGTATGAAAAGAATCAGACACTTCTTTTGCAGAAGTTAACTCTCCCGGAATTTTCTGACTCATATATTTAAGAGCCATCAATGCGTATTCTAATTTTCGATTGATCTTGTTCATATTGGTACCTGACGATTACGTCCCTGTTATCTAATAGAAAGCTAATTGAAAAACAAGATGAAATACGCCTAATTTTAGCGTATTTAAGATTGTGACAGGAATCTTTCCTTTAGTTTTGAAAAAATGTGCTGATTTCGGCATCTTAGGGTGCTATACCAAAGCCCTTATGCGAGTACTATTAGCAACAATTGCGTCGTTAACGATGGTGGGTATCATTATCCTGGCAACCCGTATTTGGGGCTTGGGTCAGACCTTCCAAGAATATAAATCTCCCTACATGGACGGAAAAGCTCCATATGTGGCCGTAAAAACTCACACTTTGGCCAAAATGCAGGAAGCAATCGATGCACGCCCGGACGTTATCCTTTGGGCTGACGTTCGCGTTTCTAACAATCGCGTTCCGTTCATTCTGCCGCCAAGCCGTGACGTGGAATTCCTGAATGCAAAAATGGAAGAGCAAAAGGCGAATCCCACTGCGCAGATCATGACAAGCAGCAAATTAAGCGGGTTTTCTTTTGAACAGATCAATGAGTTCTATAAAAGTACTCCGGCATTAAAAGAACTGTACGAAAAATTCCCACACCAACGCTTCATTTTGAACGTTGTGGATAACGTAACAGATGTTGATTCTATCGTCGCAAACGCAGTCCAGGATTATAAATCAGAAAATCGCACTTTAATCCAAAGCGATGCCAACGTGATCACAAACGCAATCAAAAGTTTGCAACCTACTTGGCTTTACGGAACAACGAAACCGGATTTGATGCGCTTGATGAGCTTTGATTCTTTGTGGGTTTTGCCGTCCACCCAATTTAAGGGCGACGTTTTCGTAGCTCCATTTAAAATTGCGAAACGCCCTGCCTTTAATGACGCCGTCATTGAAGAAATGCGTCGTCGTAAAAAGAAGATTTTCTTGATCGTTGAAAATGAGGAAGAGTTCAAACGCGCCATGGAAATTAAAGCTGATGGTTTGATTGTGAATGATATCAAGCAAATCAACTCGTGGTTGCCAATAACTGCAGCAGAGCCGACGGCAACTCCAACCTCCACTAAGTAATCTCCCACGACGATGGTCCTGCGCCATAGGGACATCGTGGGTTGATCTCAGGACCTTTTACGCATAATGTGGAACATGGAGGTTCATCTATGTTTCCACTTTTAGTCCAGGCAGCTTCGGCCGCACCTTCTGTGTCAGTAAATACAAACTCTTGGGATGCAATTGCCCAAGCGAGTCCAGTCGTACAACTGACATTGGTTATTCTTATTGGTATGTCCGTGGTTTGTTGGGCGATCGGTTACACAAAATATAAAGCATTCAAAAATATGCGCACAGCTGATGATCTTTTCCTGAATAAATTCTGGAAAGTGAATTCCTTGGATTCTCTTTATGAAGATATCGATCAATATAAAGAGTCTTCAGTAGCTCGTGTATTTAAGGCGGCTTACCTAGAAATGAAAAAGATCTCTGAATCTCCCCTGCTTGCTCGCACCGAAAATGACAAACCTATTTTGTCTGGTATCGACAACTTGGAACGTATCATTAATAAGGCCACTGAAAATGAAATCTCTAAAATTGAATCTCGCCTGACTGTTTTGGCAACGACAGGTTCAACAGGTCCATTCATTGGTTTGTTTGGTACTGTTTGGGGGATCATGCAGTCTTTCCATAAAATCGGTCAGACAGGTTCTGCAAGTTTGGCGGTTGTCGCTCCGGGTATTTCTGAGGCCTTGATCTCCACGGCGATCGGTCTGGCGGCAGCGATTCCAGCAGTTATTTTATATAACAATTTTATCTCTCGTATTCGCAAACAAGAAATTACATTGAATAACTTCGGTGCGGACTTCCTGAACATCGTTAAACGTAACTTCTTTCAAGGAAACTAGATCATGGGAATGGGTGGCGGCGGCGGGAAAAAATCCCGCGCGACATTAAGCGAAATCAACGTAACGCCCCTGGTGGACGTGATGTTGGTTCTTCTGATCATGTTCATGGTGACGACACCTTTGATGCAACAGGGGATTGACGTTGATCTTCCAAAAACATCCGCTTCGGGTGTGGAAATGAATGAAGAACCCTTTGTATTGGTAATTGGTCACGATCAAAAAATGACGATTGCTAAGACTCGTATTCAAATGGCCGATCTCAAAACAAAGTTGAAAGCCATCTTTGAGAATAAAAAGAATAAGCAAATTTTCATCCAAGCAGATCGTAAAGTGGACTATGGCTTCGTCGCGGAAGCTATGGCAGAAATTCGTGCTGCAGGGATCTTTAACATCGGTTTAGTAACGGTACCAAAAGACAAGTGAGTGCATTGAAATCAGACAACCCTCAGGATGAAACACTTAAACGCGGACTGGTAGTCTCATTGGGATTCCACGTCGGTTTGGTTCTATTCTTTGTTGTGAAGACTGCGTTCTTCACACCTGAGTCTATTGATTTCACTCAAGCAGTCCGCGTGGATATGGTCGGTCTTCCTGATAAATTAGATCCTAATAATCTTCCGCCGAAACCAGAGGCGAAAGAAAATGCTAAGCCCGCTCCCAAACCAGAGCCTTCTCCGGTGGAAAAGGTTGCGGAAAAAAAACCAGAACCTAAATTTGAACCCAAGCCAGAAGTTAAACTTCCCACTAAGACGGCCAAAAAAGATGACGGCGTGAACTTAGAAAAAGTTAAATCCAAACAAAACGATGCTTTGGAAAAACTAAAAGCTATGGCCGCAATTGAAAAGTTAAAAGAAGAAGCTAAAAAACCAGCTCCAGCGGCTGGCACTGGCAAATCAAATGCGGGTGCGGCTCCGGTAAAAGGAAATCAACTTTCCCCCGGCACGGCTTTGACAGGTCTTTCTAAACTGCAGCATGACACTTATGGTGCGGATTTAGATCGTCACATCAAACAACATTGGGCAGTTCCCGAATGGTTGGCAAAACGTGATCTTAAAGCACAAGCTCGCGTTTTTATCGATTCACGCGGAAATATTATTGATCGTAAAATTGTAAAATCGAGCGGAAATCCAGACTACGATGCAGAGGTACTTTCAACCCTTGATAAATCATCGCCGTTCCCCGCTCCACCAGAAAAATTTGTATCACTTGTCAGTGTGGATGGGATTTTAATCGGCTTCCCAGAGTAAGGAGAGAACTATGATCCGACTTCTATGTGTGTTACTCGCTGCTGTTTCACTTTCTCAAGTGAGTCAGGCCCAAACGGCTACTCCAGATAGCGGCATTTATATTAAATTGGGCGACGCCCGTACCAAAAAAAGCATGATGGCTTTCCCGGCGCTGCAATATTTTGGGTCTCCGGGAACGGCTTCAAACTATCAAGCCACGGGTGCGGAGATTTATAACGTTATTAATAATGACTTGGCCGTCTCATCATATTTCCAATTTATTGATTCTAAAGCTTTCCTTGAAGATCCAAGCAAAGTTGGAATGACACCGGCTCCAGGAAATCCTGCTGGCTTCAAGTTTCAAAGTTGGTCTGCAATCGGCGCAGACTTTTTAATTCGCGCAGGCTTTTCAATCGCGGGCGGGGAAGTAACTCTGGAAACTTATGTGTACCATGTTGGTAAAGCAACTTTGGTCGCGGGCAAAAAATATAAAGGCCCTGTTTCAAGTGCTCGTCGTATTGCTCACACATTCGCAAATGACGTTTTGAAAGCTTTAACGGGAACAGAAGGCATGTTCTTGTCTCGGATGGTTGTGACGTCGGATAAAGCTGGTGGTCAAGCTCGTGAAGTCTATATCATGGACTGGGACAGTGCGAACTCTATGCAGGTGTCAAAACACTCGAGTGTGGCAATCTCTCCCGCATGGTCTCCAGATGGTTCTAAAGTAGCTTACACGTCTTACGTAAAACGTGTGGGATCTAAGTTCAGAAATGCTGACATGTTATTATTAGATCTTAAAAGCGGCAAACGTCAGTTGATTTCATACCGTCAGGGTATCAACTCAGGTGCTTCATTTTCTCCAGATGGAAAAACAATTTTCCTAACAATCTCTCAAGGCACAAGCCCTGATATTTATAAAAT is a window of Bdellovibrio sp. SKB1291214 DNA encoding:
- the sufB gene encoding Fe-S cluster assembly protein SufB, with translation MDNNKNNPLDSYEYKYGFTTDIETDQAPLGLTEEIIRLISGKKNEPEWMLDYRLKAYRHWLTLTEPTWAHVSYPPIDFQAIRYYSAPKKKSDADKPKSMEDLDPELVKTFEKLGIPLSEQKRISGIAVDVVFDSVSVGTTHNEVLEKAGVIFCSISEAVAKHPELVKKYLGSVVPYTDNFYAALNAAVFTDGSFCYIPKGVRCPIDLSTYFRINAKDTGQFERTLLVCDEGGYVNYLEGCTAPQRDENQLHAAVVELVALDNAEIKYSTVQNWYTGDKEGKGGIYNFVTKRGKAAGKNSKISWTQVESGSAITWKYPSCILQGDGSEGAFYSVALTHDLMQADTGTKMIHIGKNTKSTIISKGISTDKSSNAYRGQVKIMPSAENARNYSQCDSMLVGDKCSASTFPYIEVKNKTATIEHEATTSRISEDQIFYLQSRGMDMEKTISMLVNGFCKEVFKELPLEFAVEAVKLIEMKLENSVG
- a CDS encoding RrF2 family transcriptional regulator, with translation MNKINRKLEYALMALKYMSQKIPGELTSAKEVSDSFHTPFDATARVMQQMAQKGGILRAEYGANGGYQITKDLAKVSIHDLVEVIEGPTALVKCLHKEVPCEIQGTCNIVSPVTTLNNKLTDFYKSVSLKDLLVERTAMPKKSSETVIHG
- the tolQ gene encoding protein TolQ, which encodes MFPLLVQAASAAPSVSVNTNSWDAIAQASPVVQLTLVILIGMSVVCWAIGYTKYKAFKNMRTADDLFLNKFWKVNSLDSLYEDIDQYKESSVARVFKAAYLEMKKISESPLLARTENDKPILSGIDNLERIINKATENEISKIESRLTVLATTGSTGPFIGLFGTVWGIMQSFHKIGQTGSASLAVVAPGISEALISTAIGLAAAIPAVILYNNFISRIRKQEITLNNFGADFLNIVKRNFFQGN
- a CDS encoding ExbD/TolR family protein, coding for MGMGGGGGKKSRATLSEINVTPLVDVMLVLLIMFMVTTPLMQQGIDVDLPKTSASGVEMNEEPFVLVIGHDQKMTIAKTRIQMADLKTKLKAIFENKKNKQIFIQADRKVDYGFVAEAMAEIRAAGIFNIGLVTVPKDK
- a CDS encoding cell envelope integrity protein TolA, with amino-acid sequence MSALKSDNPQDETLKRGLVVSLGFHVGLVLFFVVKTAFFTPESIDFTQAVRVDMVGLPDKLDPNNLPPKPEAKENAKPAPKPEPSPVEKVAEKKPEPKFEPKPEVKLPTKTAKKDDGVNLEKVKSKQNDALEKLKAMAAIEKLKEEAKKPAPAAGTGKSNAGAAPVKGNQLSPGTALTGLSKLQHDTYGADLDRHIKQHWAVPEWLAKRDLKAQARVFIDSRGNIIDRKIVKSSGNPDYDAEVLSTLDKSSPFPAPPEKFVSLVSVDGILIGFPE
- a CDS encoding PD40 domain-containing protein produces the protein MIRLLCVLLAAVSLSQVSQAQTATPDSGIYIKLGDARTKKSMMAFPALQYFGSPGTASNYQATGAEIYNVINNDLAVSSYFQFIDSKAFLEDPSKVGMTPAPGNPAGFKFQSWSAIGADFLIRAGFSIAGGEVTLETYVYHVGKATLVAGKKYKGPVSSARRIAHTFANDVLKALTGTEGMFLSRMVVTSDKAGGQAREVYIMDWDSANSMQVSKHSSVAISPAWSPDGSKVAYTSYVKRVGSKFRNADMLLLDLKSGKRQLISYRQGINSGASFSPDGKTIFLTISQGTSPDIYKMSYDGALMGKVTNGPAGAMNVEPAVCPGDSNKVAFSSDRAGKPMIYTMDANGGNVKRLTFAGVFNSSPSWSPDCKKIAFAGQSDNNFDIFVMNADGSDMIRLSSAKKSNGKMSSNEDPSFSPDGRFVMYTSNRTGKNQVFISTVDGTEERRVTQDNHNYFKPKWSVNLD